ACCGCTTCGTCGAGACTCTTTTCGCTGTCAACCGAGGGTTTCTTATCGGCCTGCTCGGACTCCTTGTCGGAACCGATGTCGGAGATCGAATCCTTCTTCTcatcctgttgctgctccagTTTCTTGTTGTCGAGCTTCTTCTCCGACGACACCGGACGGCCACCACGGATTCCCTTCGGTTTGCTATCAACCTTTGCCGATgctaccgtcgtcgccgttttcGCGCCAAACTGTTTCTCCATCTTGCCCTCGTCCGCCGAACTGTCCATTACATCCGATGACGATGCCTTCACGGCGTCGGCTAGCTTGTTATCCGTTGGTAGGatcttcattttgctttcgtACAACTTGTTATCCTTTTCGAGTTGCTTGCCACTCGTAAGCTTCGCTGGCAGCATTGGCTCCGGCAGTATCTTATCCGTCGAGACCGATTTGAGACTCTTTTTCGTCACCAACACCTGCGTCGAGAGGCTGGCACTGATGGACTTGACCGGGCACACGGGTTGGCGCATAAATTCCACgttcttcatcttctccaGCCCTTCGAGAATTTTGTACTCGGGCGCTGAACCAGGGAACAGGATGCGCGTGATGTTGTCCTCCGGGTTTGCCGGTGTCCAGACGAGCAGCGCACAGATCGAGATGAGGTTCTGCAGCGGAAACGCAAAGTCCTTGCCTTCCTTCGCCGCAAACAGTCGCTGGTCGGCGGCGTTCCACTTGGCCAAAAAGTCTCGCACTTCGCGCGAATCCCGCGCCGGACTGATCACGTACATATCGAGCGTACCGTGGCCGACTTTGTGGTACAGATTGATCGGCTCCGAGTCACGGTAGCAGTTTTGTGCTTTCAGGTTCAACGACTTCAGATTGGACACGATCTGGTGGCCCTCTTCGAGCAGATCCACCTGCAACGGATCACGATCCTTGTCACCGTCCGGGCTCGGTAGACCTTTGCGCTCGGGAATGTTGCAAAAGAAGTGGCCTATCTGAGGGTACACATGTGCCTCACTCTTGCgctccaccaccgacgacacgCCGTTaatgttggtgttgttgatgcgAGTCATCAGTACCGCATCCAACCGGTCCAGATGACGCACAAAGTCCCAAAAACAGGATTTACGGCTAAAACCTCCATCGACTGGaagcggaaaggaaaaagtggATTATGAAATACTGCCTTTGGTAAAAATCGTCATCAGTTACGCAGACTTACCTAACATGTTGAAGCCATTGATTCCGAAAAGAGCGGCATCGCCTTGACCTCCGGGGAAGACGTATAGCGTTGGATGGCTGAAGCGAATGTTACCAACAACATCTGAGCTTTCCAGCAGCTCCGAAATCTCCGTCGGCACAATCAACGACGATAAGTACGCtgcaagtggtggtggtggtggtggtgaagatgagagagagagaagggttaAAAGGTTGCCATGGGAACTGAGATAGTCAGTAGCAACTCACCGACGAAGGAATTCAACCTTTCACTACCCGAACTCAGCACATCGACCGGATTCAACCGAATCTGGCAGAGCCGCGTAAAGGACTTGTCCTGGATCGTGTGCCACTGACCTCCGGGAGCGCAGTGGATGTCCATGGTGATGGTATCGGGGTAAGCGCGTAGCACTCGCTGCACTTCGTGCTCCTGAAACGCTTCAATGAAATCGACCACCGAGAATGTTCCATCctgtttgaaaagaaaaaaaaatggcaaaagaaagCAACATTACGAACAACGTTTCAAACTCAAGGACATTTCAAAGAGAAATCTCTCTCTTGGACCGAATCCCTGCAAATCCTTCGTCTGCGTGAATGATACATTAGGCGAAGGGCTAATTCTAACCGCAAATAGGAAACCCTTTCACTGATATTTGCCTTTCTCGGTTGTGAGAAGGCGCATGATATAATGCGAAATGTGAttgttcattttcttttctcaacGGGATTATTGTCTTACGCTTTTCGCTTTATTTTCTTCTATGAATGACGTCAATCATTTTCTATTACTGatgccaatttttttttaacattttgtcCCCTCCAAAACCAAAGGCTGCAAAAGTTTCGACAAAGAAAGCCAGCTCTTCAGCAGCTACCCGCAAAACGCCATTCCGAGAGAAtccaacaaaagaagaaaaaaagctgCAAAAGACCTTCATCTTCCCCCTTCAGAGGTCATTCAATATTTCGATCCCAAATCACGAACATCTTAGCATCACAAAGGGAGGAGAGTggattttttggcaaaaatttTGTGCTCCGAACGAACCccacaaaaaggcaaaaaaaagggaatgtgGCGGCCGCAAACATGATccattttttctcatttttccgaccgaccgaacagCGAAAGCCACGATTGCGAAAACCGCAACCATACCGTGAAAAGTGCGCTCCATTGTTCGGAAAACTCTTGacaaattctctctctctcacacacaatctTCGGTCACGGCTGATCTCGTAGCGAGCTTATTCGTGTTCTAGAAATCTTCGTGAGTGGGTAAAGTAAGTAAATCATCTGCAAATGACAAAACTTGCGAATAATATGAATCAGGGGAAAACCGGAATCCATTGTTTCCGTGTCAGGACTTAACGATCGAGTTTCTCGAGgtacctggcgcctccattgtcACTCACCTGCAGTATCCACGAGCCATTGCCTGAGAAGGTGTAACCCGAGTGAATGATGTGTCGATGCCGGGTGAAGCTACTGAGCAGATTCCGGATGCACTGGATGAAGGTGTTGACTTGTGGATGGATCAAGATTTCCGTCACCAGATTCTCGCTGGCGTACTGAACCAACCGTTCACCTGTCGGGGTAGGGAAGAGGACAAGACAATGGTCAATGATTTATAGAGCCGCTTATGTTATCCGTGGTGTGACAAAACATGTCGTTTCATCATTTATCATAACAAATTAAAGAATGTCGCGGtgattgaaaaagaaaatggacgcGTCAAGCAAACCGCGCTCCTCTGATGGAGCATAAccgcgaaggaggaggaggaggagccaTTAACTCTCGTGTTCCCAATACAACaggccccgggcccggggtcATCAGTAATTCACATCATGGTGATGGTCTCTTCTCAGATTCCCATCAATCTTCACGTCACGTTAACTGACGCACGCAACATTGAcgtgtgctgatgctgctgctgctgctgctgcacagacGAAACCTTCCTTTCGTGGGCACAATGTCATGCTCCGATCGAAATCCATTTACGCCCATTTTCAAAACGTCACAAGCAAGTAGGAGCTTTTCCCGGTGAAAAAGAAACTTTTCGCCGCTTCGTTCGCGTCTAACTTTACGCGAGAAATTGTCACAACACGGCTTGCGCTGACAGGAACATATATCAACGGAATGGAAGCCCCTCGaccttgtccttgtccttgcaCCCCGTCTCTGGTGCCCGTTCCAGAACAAAAGTGTACTCATTAGCGCAGTGCTGCCGGGCACATGCTTTACATTTTAATGTGatgaacgaaagaagaagcgaagaagaaaataaagacATTCCCCCCCGCTTTGGTTTCTATGGAAGCTTTCTCTCAAGTGGTTACAAAAGCGATATACGCTAGAGGGAAGCTACGGGACTTCCATTTCAATATGCAACCCTTATGGCCTGTGCACCTCTTCTATTACGATCATTTCAATGGCAGCTCCTAGGGGCGGGGGCAGGTGGCCGCAGCGAATAAGTTTCAATGAAATATCTTGAATCGGAAGATGGTGCTTACATATTGAATAACTTCTATATTTCCCTAAtggcacaccgacaccgggaAACCACGGAACGGACAGGGAACAAGACCCGACGgagagcgagaaagttatGAAATTTTGAAAGGATGCTCTAAGCCCACACACTCTCGGTCCAAAGCTCCACTGCGCCCCGGGGTATGGGAAAGCTACACATATATTCATATATATGTGCGATTCATTCGTAAATTCGTGCCCggaggtgccggtggtgcgacCAACGCGCGCAGTCTGATGGTGCTTCGGATGAGCGACCGACCCCCGTTTTATTACCACGGCTCTCGGAGTGCACACATACGATGTGGATGGCCATTCTTAAGGGGATAGCAAGTGGTGTGGCACATTCGAGCCCCGGATACACACATGCGGAGACGATCCTGAATCCGTGAAGGTCAAAATAAAGTGTAACGGGATTTTATGTCTGTGTACTTTTCATTACCTAACGcgctcgcatacacacacgcacactctagTGCCAAGTGCCGAGATTGGTTGAGGCCCGGCGTGTACAAGTGAATAAAGCACTTTACCGTCCGTTCCCTGGACAAGACCAGGCTGGACTGGACACTTGCAGGGTTCGGGGGGGTTGGAATTTGCATATTCATGTATTTTTAACCGCTTTACCACACTAAAACCGCATTCACAACAGCATGAGCGAACGGCCGGTTCGAGAGTTTTGTGCTGTGTTTTCGGAAATCCCAGTCCTACATCGACCACCACGACTGACCATGCAGCAGTTCCGTCTGGTGATGGCAGGCCTGGGCAGAGGAGTTATGCGGTGATTGTTGTTCGGCGATGTAATGGAATGAGTgcagatgagctgctgctgctgctgctgctgctgctggagttgtAATGGTCGAGTGTTTGGCACCGTAATCAATTTTAACTTTCCCACGGTGGTCCTCCTGGAAGTGGCACGGTGGTCAGCACATTTAGTCCGTTCAGGTTGTTACAATATTCATTCTTTACATTTAGCGTTTGGCATTTGGCAAAACTCGAAGCTTGTTTTTATTGCTAAAACCCTTTTGTTACCCTTTATCCCTCAAAGGAAAATCGTGGAATGGCGCATGTTTCGCGACTTTATTGATTGACAGTTTGATTTGACACACATATCCTCCGGAAATCAATTAGCTGTCGTCGGGATACATTTTTGGGCTGCAATCATTGTGTAGTATTGTTCCCTGCTTTTTGCTCTTCCGTGTTACTTGTGGGGCACACTGCAGTCCATGCAGGCAAGGTTGTTGGGATGTTGACGATGCAGCATGGTTCCTGCGCATGACCGATGGCTGCATTGGGGGACCGATTTGTGTGCCCTGGTTTCCGTATGGTCACCACTATACTCTGGTGCACTCTGATGCACTGTACagacccctccccctcatccTTTTAGTGCTCTTTAACGTCACTAGAACCATTATTTAGCCAATGATAATGATAGGTAGTGCTAATGAGAAATGGTTTTGACCACAGCTAATGATGGGCTACCACTGATCGACATAACGATACAATTCAATTAACATTCCATAAACCCTCTGATTCCGCGATTAATCGAATGTGAATCCCCAACAGTGTCCAGCAGGTCGCCTGACgcattcattttatttttaccaaCAGCATAAACGCAGATAACGCTACACTTGAGACCAGCAGCTTGGTTACGTGATTCAGCTGGTCGGACCCGTTACACAACTCCCGATAGCACACGTTACACTCCTGTACCACCAGTCCGGTCAATAGTTGCGTTTGGTTTTTCAACAACTCACAGAACTGAGCCTCTGGCAAGCTGGGAATGCATGTTTTGATGTATCGCTTGCCAATCGTTCCTGCGAGGCTTACGCTGGTGCAGGCGAACGTCACATTCTGCAAACTGCTGGTCGACGTTCCCGAACCCGGTACGCTTAACTCTTGCAGCTCTTCACAGTTCACTGTTCTGATGGCCTGAGCGCAGTCTTCGAAACTGCTGGTGCTCGAGCATCGATAGCACTTGAAGCAATGAACTGTAAAAATAaagccacaaccaccacacacagagagctTGAGACACCTCTTCCTGCTTAATGGTTGAATGCTTCTGCAATCAACCCCCGTCCGGCGTCCCATTCTTACCAGAGTTTGCATACACAAGCAGTGCAGCGAGAGACACAACTTTACCAAACTTGACGTCCATTCAAATGGAATTCTTGATATTAATGTCACAGCGGGAGAGAGTGTCGCTCGATGACATACATTTATAGCGAATTGCATGATTGCAAGTTCTTTATCATTTGTTTGGATTTACACAACTTATCGGCAATGTTCACAGACCTGCAGGTCCAGGCCGCCCGAACTAACGTCGTCATGATAATGTGCGCGTGAGGCTGGACCACGCCTTCTGGCGTTCTCTCGACGCGGCACTGTAGTTGCAATGTAGTTTTACGTAGCAGAGGGCAGATCGCTTTCACGATACACGTTGTCTAAACATAATCATTCGTACCCTTTCACCCACGGAACGTGACAACCCGGGCCTATGCTTAGGCACGTTCAAGGACGGCCGGTGTCAACCGGTTAAAGCGAAGGTTGGAACCAGGCTTGTCGACACAGCCCGGTGTGCTTCCAGTGTACTGTAAAGAGTACATCAGCAGAAAATGAAGGCATTGGAGGATTCGATTACAGCAAATTTGCACAGCATTACCGGGGAAACAAACATTCGCCCCCCGCTGTGTGTGGGAGATCGGCCTCTGATTTGGTACTCTGGTATTTTTATGCTCCGTTCGCTTGGCGAATGAAGATCCTCATGATAATTTCGCATGAAAAAATTATGGAAATTGAGACATCGGGAATGATTACCTTTCAATGCTCcctcctttgtttttttttttggatcagATTGAGGTGCAAGATTCGCGGAGTTTGCCCTTTTCGGAGTTATACGGAATCGATCCTCTTTTGCAATTCAATCTGTCAAACTCAACCTGTCAACCTGAAAGCATTCTCTATCGTTTGTATAATATTTATTCGAACACAAACAACTCTCCAACCGAACTTTTCTTAGTAAACACTTGAACTAGCAAGCACGATCATGGAAATGCTGCGTTAGACGTTGTGTTTTAGCACCACGCATGATAATATCGCTCCAAATGTGACTGCGAGTAGAGAGGAAGACAAGGATAATGCTCCACCTTTCGTAGTCGTTTCTGGTGCTacggttgtcgttgttgcagGACCAGCCGTAGTTGTTGCTGGAGCTGCCTCGGTAGTTGTTACTGGAGCGGTCTGGGTTGCTGGTGTAGTGATGGTTGGTGCAGGACTGGCGGTAGTGTTGCCTTCAATTTGACCTCTCGTCAGTGCTAGCAGCACGCACAGTGTTAGTAGTCCCAGGGTGATCTTCATTGTACACATTCTACTGCTGTTTGGTACACGTTTCGGATCGAAATCTGTCCGTGATTAACCGGTTACGCTTGTGCTTCGTCACTAGCGCCTCCTTTGGCACACGCAGCACTATTTATTAGATGCGTGATGGGGTGTGATAAGAAGCAGTCACTTAATGTACGATAAAAGTTACATCGGAAAACAACCAGCcactacaccacacacacacacacgaggccgGCGAGCATCGTTCTCCCTCTTCAAACAAGACAAAGAACCTGGCCTCGATATCCGGTCAAATCGAACGGCTTATCGCTCATCGAGCTTTGAATGGGTTGTTATAGGTCATTAAGCACTTCATTCCACCAAGCCAACCAAGCGCCTACCCCACCAACTAAACTACCGAGTGGTCTGCGCACCGGATGTGTTCGGATTCTTGTATTACTTTATGCAATGTTGCTTTAACTGTTTACCATTCAACAGGCGCTTTGAGGCTCTCTTTATCTCTGCCTGAGACAGTGGGTGAGAACTTGAGAAAGGTCTGTTCCAGTTCAACGCCTTCGTATGGTTAACCTTCATCAAACGGTGCATACAGCTTCCAGATTTTTCCTTGCTCAATTATaccccaaacaaaaaatggttcACAAATGGATCAGTTTTTACTGTAATTCATTCCAAGTCAACGTCCGACCAATCTCTGTGCGGTCAAGTGTATCGAGTTCGTTGATAAGGGTGTTTTTAATCTTTCTTTTTAACAATTCTTTATCAACTTTGAACTTGCGAATGTAAACAATTGAACCGAGAACTACTAAGACGAAGCCGAACCTCGGTGGATAAgttggaaaagtaaaaacTTGCTCGCTCTGCCACTACGCCCGAACGGTTCTATTATCAATCAGAAACTTGCCTGTTTCCGGAAGTAAAACGaatctttttcctttcattacTGATCATCGAAAGAGTAGCTAGCAAGCATTCGAGCATGATGTTCGTTCGCTGTTCTTTTGTACTTTATTCTTCATTCGTTTCTCTTCGCGCAAAAAGGGCACCGAAGAGAAGGAATTGGTTCGTTCGGTTAGTTCAGTTATTATGTGATTTTAACGCGATAGCTTTTGCTCATTACGGCTGCTGGATGGAGGTTATCGAGCGAACCAACCACCCAAGAGGGGATGATATGGCTTAGCTCTACTGCACACAGTCGACGGGGCGGCCCCTTAGGGTTGCAGGAAACAGGAAATTACGCCAccgttgcgcgcgcgcctccatTGATTTATGCCTCGTACCGCACCGCATTCCTGATACGCCATTTGCAGCCGCTTCTGTCACATTCGGTACAGGAAAGCGGGGGCTTCTGTATCGAACCGAGACGACTAAATTGATGGCCTCGGGGCAGAAGGTGCCACCGAAGACATATGCACGTATGCCCTCTGCACGACGGCCAATGCCGCGTCGACATTGATAAACGGGAAGACCACGCCAGTGCTTGGGAAGATACGGTATCAATTCATTTACCCAGTTTATTCCTTTCGTcgtgtcgtcgtgtcgtggtcCTGGCGAGACGCTTCGACTACTCGACTCTCCATTGGATCCTTCGGTATATATGGGTGGGCTTGGCTGTTCCGACATAAATTAGCTTCGTTCGACCC
The sequence above is a segment of the Anopheles darlingi chromosome 2, idAnoDarlMG_H_01, whole genome shotgun sequence genome. Coding sequences within it:
- the LOC125952789 gene encoding uncharacterized protein LOC125952789 codes for the protein MDVKFGKVVSLAALLVYANSVHCFKCYRCSSTSSFEDCAQAIRTVNCEELQELSVPGSGTSTSSLQNVTFACTSVSLAGTIGKRYIKTCIPSLPEAQFCELLKNQTQLLTGLVVQECNVCYRELCNGSDQLNHVTKLLVSSVALSAFMLLVKIK